DNA from Alnus glutinosa chromosome 2, dhAlnGlut1.1, whole genome shotgun sequence:
TGGAAAGTCCTTTGGCTGATGTGTTGAATAAGAATTTTCAACTCTTGTTGTGGTCCAGGTTAGAGGAGTCCACTCCGGGACAGCAACTCTTAAGGATGCTACATCAGAGTCTATACGAGATTGGGTATCTAATGTGGAGTCAACACACTATATCTTGGGGTCTGTTGCAGGGCCACATCCATATCCGATGATGGTCAGAGAATTCCATGCAGTAATTgggaaagaaacaagaagacaAGCGATGGAGAAATGGGGTGGGAAGCCAGATGTTCTGCTTGCCTGTGTTGGTGGAGGTTCTAATGCCATGGGACTCTTCCATGAGTTTGTTGGAGACTCAGATGTCAGGTTGGTCGGTGTCGAGGCCGCAGGTCATGGATTAGACAGCAGCAAGCATGCTGCAACCTTGACATTAGGGGAAGTTGGAGTACTGCATGGGGCCATGAGCTATTTGTTGCAGGATGATGAAGGACAAATAATTGAGCCTCATTCGATTAGTGCAGGGTAAGAAACAAGGCCAAAATTCTCCTTTCTTATTGTTCATGCACTATATTGCCTCTTTACTACTTTGTTGTTTactcaaatttgattttcttcaTCATGATCAAATATAGCTTGGATTATCCTGGCGTTGGACTAGAGCATAGTTTTCTAAAAGAGAAAGGGCGCGCTGAATACCATAGCGCCACTGATGAGGAGGCTCTAGAAGGTATGCGGATTGCACCTTGATTACTTTCTTCAGGAGTGTCTCTAAGGTCTTTGACATTGTTGCTACTTATAGTGTGTGTGCATACCTGATGGCATAGCTTAAATCTGTTTAGAGAAGAATGAATATGCTCTATTTTATGATCCCAAACAGAAACTAGCTTAGCTAATTTGTTGCATCACAGATAATTGGCCTATGTTTCGAGGCTTTTCGACCTTCGATCACAGAACTTATAGATGATATAATGGCACAAACATAGGAAATTGGAACTCTATCCCTTGATATGctgctaaaatatattttttcattgaaGTTGGTAGGCAAGGGAGTTTTCCTGTTTGCAATATTCAGTGACATATGTGTCATTTCTGATGCAGCCTTCAAGAGAGTGTCTAGATTGGAGGGAATAATTCCAGCTCTAGAGACATCACATGCACTGGCTTACCTAGAGAAGCTTTGCCCTTCTTTACCAGACAAAACAAAGGTTGTCGTTAGCTGCAGTGGCAGGGGTGACAAGGATGTTCACACGGCCATTAAACATTTGCAAGTTTAAAAGTATTCTGCAATATCTAGAGTGGTGGGTTATTGAagtttggtttcttttgttcAAAACTAATGTCCCCTACTAATTGGGCAAATAAGGAGAGAGCTATGTTGTATGTGAAAGGTCATTTGCCAAAGCGGCGGAGTCAGGAATTCATTTTTTACTGACCGaaactaaaatataataataaaagatttttttttctttattatatacTATGTTTTATAATTAGTGTTAAAATGCGCTATaaacttctttttgttttggaaatgtCAGCTCTGTACCTTTTAGATGTAACAGTGTACAGTTACAGTTGTAGTTGACAAACTAAGACTTGAAAGGAAGCCTGTGTCACGCCACTTGTACTACTCTGCAAACTGCTGACACAATCACCATTTCTATACAAAAGTTAAAAGACTTGAAAGCAAGCTTGTGTTCTCTTGCACCATTGCTTGAAGAGTtcttaaaaattcattttttttaacactctTGTGGGGGCTATGGCTGTTAAGGAGAAAAATCAGGAGCATATTGAGGAGAATCCGGACCAAGTTCAACCACGAGAAGGCCCTCCTAGACAATCTCGTGACATACCAAATCAGGCTTCACGTTCTTCCAACTTTCCTCTACATCAGCACACATCCCAGCAGCCATACTCTTCAACATTCTATAAACAGAAACCACCTAGTATTGCAGCAACCTCCTGATCAAACGACTGCTGCTGCTAGAGGCTGCTATAGCCGCCTGCTTTCCTGGATTCAAGGCCCCATGTTTTCTGCTTATTTCATGCTCAATCCAATGTAATCAGCATAGGAGTTAGCTTATCATTTGTTTATTACTTGCACAGAGTTTCATTAATTTGTTTGGTTCTTAGCTCAATGAGCTCAACGTGTAACTTGTACCATTATAAATAGAATCTCAGCCTCTGCATTTGGTAAGTTAACCAAAACAGAGCTTCTCAAATTCTTTCAATGGCCACACTGGGTTCCATGTTGCTCCGCCACTGATTTGGCAGGCCAAGGAGCGAGCACCTTTGATCCTAGTACTTACCCTAGTAATCATTAGTTAATGAGAAGTTTGTAAGGCTTCCAAAGAGGCagagtgctactttggaaatgTATTATCACCTTACTGTTTCGTACAATTTACTTCACTACAATCTaggcatatgatcatatatattgttaaagtCGTTGGCTTAGGCAGTCCCCTTGAGAAAGTAGTCACATGCCCAGTTTGAATCATCCTTTTGATCACACTTgttaaaaattgtttgaagAACTTCAAGCAATATGTTCACATACCATTtaaatcaaaagctcaaattAGTGTGTTTAGACATATTTACTCCAAAATATCATCGTGCTTGAataaatatagataaaagaTGGCAGCCTACTACACTAACTTGATgatagttttttcttcttcttttaatggCTCTACCCCTCTACCCGCTAACTGTAACCACCCTAGGcggttattctatttttataaccgcAACCGTCCGTGactcagggacggagccagaatgTATTTTGAGCAGGGGTCAAGCCGCCAAGGTAAGAATTACAAATTAATTGGAGAATTCTCATcatctacaaataaatttacatggttATATTGGAGTCTttagaaaagcaagaaaaaaatatttgtaagttaacaattaacaaactcacataaagaataataaaatatagtagCTTTCACGTGTCAAATTATCCGATTAATTGTTTagacttataaactataataacCAATATCCtcaatatttttaataaccataatattCAAATTACAATACCACTTATATTAGAAATTGAACTTAGAAAactaatctaaaaaaataataacaaatatcctcaatatttaataaccatTATAATATTCAAATTACAATACCACTTATATTAGGAATTGAGCTTAGAAAGCTAACCTAAAAAAGTGCGACTTGCGTTGAGTGGTTTTGCACCACTTCTGTGTTGcaaattaattgttgttttgtgtCGTAAAAATcagattaaatcaacaatttccaaaatcaaaattttataatattgtaaggtaaaaattaaaataataataataatgataaaatcATCAACAAGGCATTCAATAATAACTGAATAAACCATTTAAGCTATTTAATAATTCTCACCCttacccattttttcttttttaattaacccATTAACTCTACTTGGACCACTTTCCAACCCTCAACTTCCAAGTCATCATTCACGAATATCATAATTTAAAGAGACAAAACTCACTCACAAATAACAATAGGAGAAATTGACAATGATTCAACTTTCACATATTTTCTTAAAGGGTTAAAagtttctcaaatttcaaacaccactttaaacattattataatttatcaacAACACAAATGGCACAAATAATCACTCTCATTCTCACTAATCTCACGGTTCATGAGTAAGTGGAGAGTGGAGTGTACAAATTGAAGATTTTTGTcaaactttatttcttttattttctattgtcTCTTACTCTCTTCTCTAGACTCTAGACTCTTCTAAGTTCTTCCAGACAGTGAGACGTGAGTCTTCCTATTCTAAAGACTAAAATCCAATCTTCGTCTTCAGTTCTTCTTCAGTTCACGTTcatgtttttagtttttcccaattcatgttttctgttttcttctttaGTTCTTCACCATATGActtgaaaaaatgaagaaaatattagggttttgagaacTTACAAAGTCACAATCTGACTCCGAGACAAAAGATCAGTCCAATAGGCCGCCTCCTTGTCACCAACGGAGATAAAATGAAGCGGAAACACTGAAGGCTGAAGCAGTGGCCAACTGCCGGTGGGATCAAACCGTGACAGACGATGAGGTTAGGTGAGGAGAGGAGTCTGTGACTCATTAGTGaggatgatttttttgaaatttcgttcactaattttttttgcttggGGTCATGTAGGTTGTAGTTTGGCCAAACGTCTTTTTTTAGGTTTAATTGGGGAAGACCAACAAAATTTAGTGAATAGGGCCAAAATTTTTATTAGACGTGGCAATATAATTTGTTGAAAAGGGCCAATGTgctaaagatttttttttttttttttagatttttttttttttcattcttataattttttttttcaagaaattggtgggggccatggcccctaccggCCCCCCCTCTTCCGTCACTACGTCCGCCTTTGACAATTAGATTTAAAACTATAACCGCACcgcataaccgcttttaaaTTTAGCATTTTTGGCCTATTCTTGTAACTTGTCCATCAAGACTCGAAGAGCCAAGTGGTGTCTCGTGGGGCCTTGGTGACTTTCCTTGCCCATAGCCTTTGGAAAGTTGTTGATACTAATTAACAATTATGGCTCGTTTGAGTGggcgattttttgaaaaattgtgaatatcgaaaaaatttgttttttgaaattatgttttgatagtttaaaaaacatgaaacaaaattaaaaaaaaaaagttggataaaatctaagtaaaatttgaaattgattgaTCGCCAAAATAGTGACTAGGGAATCACCTTCCAAATGCAAAGAGTTCCCAAAATgtgcttttttttaaagagtatttttgtcattggaggacattgataatttttagaAGAAACTTCATAAAATCTCTCAGAAGTTCCACTCATTTTGAAATGACCCCTTTAAAGTTtagaaactctcaatttcatCACCCaaacttctaatttgatgaaaTATCTCCATTCCGTTAGGGTTTGAAGTTAAATTAGACGGCAAAAGGATGATATGACCTTTATGCCCttgataccttttttttttaaaaaaaaaaaaaaattattcttaatttcaaattattattaattttttttaagaaaaaagaccCCACGCGGGTCACGGGTGACCCATGGGTAccaatgtttttttaaatggaaaaaacacaaaagggtatttttgtcaatttcaaGGGTGCCGCTAGGATTTAACACCAAACCCTAATGAATGGTGGACATGcatcaaattaaaagtttgaggggtgaaattgagagttttttaactttAGAGTGGCTATTTCGAAATGAGTGAAAATTCATGGCCATTTTGTGAAATTTCtcctaatttttaatattttgagggaacattaaaataatttaaagtttgggaggacattgtcaattggatGATAATTTGATCAGTATGTAAACTTTTTCCTTAATTGTTTTGTACAAACAGTTATAACTGGCGGTTATTAACTAAAACCGCTAAACGCCTAGGCGGAgatggttatttttataaccgccggttaaCGGTTATTAAGTAGATAATCGGCGGTTGTATAACTGCTTTTCAATTTTGGCCGTTTTGAATCGGTTTTGGGTTGGTTTTAATTAATGCAGTTtaaatccaaaatccaaaacagtaacaaatccaaatacaaatacaaatacaaattcaaaacataacaaatccaaataaccaaatataaACAAGTTCAAAATCCAAACGTTACAAATCCaaaccctaaaacaaacaatttaaaatcacataaacCAAAATCGCACAAACCCTAATTAAAGCTATTTGCGAAATCAAAAGCAAATATGAACATAGATGAACTCCATATGTTAACAGGGTGAACGAGTCAAAGAAAGAGTGAGAAACAACAAACCGAGACCCGTGACTTCATTTCACAAAAAAAGCCCAGTTTGGATGCTTAGAAAACTAAACGTATCTGGatctcataaaataaataataataataataaaaaatctcacAGCAACAATGGAAAGCGAATCGAAAATGCTAACGGAACtatgaaaaaaaacaaacgcagaaaatgagagagaaatgagagtTACTTTGAGATCGCTGAGATATGGTCGTTTCAGAGAGTTATTTTTCAAgatatacaaaaagaaaacgagAGAAAGAGTGGAGAAGCTTACAGAGTAGAGGAGGCGGAAAGGAGCTGAGCGGAGAGGAACGACAGCAAGGCTGGAGAGTGGAGACTCGAGAGGAGAGGCTAGAGGGGCGAGTGGCGTCTGAATGAAAAATGAGGAGAAATAAAGTATGAAACCCTAAAAGATGTTTATATACATCTTCTTTTCTATCCAAAACGTCGTCGTTTTGGGattcagcaatgcccaaaacgacgcccctctcttaggttttgattttttttttttaattatatatatatatatatatatatatatatatatatatatatataaaaatcggTTTGCGGTTATTAACCGATTTTTTCTAAATCCTATAACTTCTAACCGCCTCCGCTTTGATGATTaacggttatttataaccgctttataAGCGATTAACGattttaaagcggttataaccatttcgtttgtacacccctacccATAAAAGTATTATAGCTTTTACAGTTTTATCAGTTCCTCCCAAGTATCAGTTCCTCTGCAAAAACACTTCAGTTGATCGAGGACCATCTTCTCCTTTGAATTAGATGGCAAGCAACGATGACCGTGAGTTGTGGGTAGGCGACGGCGACGGCTACGAACTCGTCTACTTCTACGGCGACGTTGAGGTTGTGATGCCACACCGGCGGTCGGAATCGGCTCGGAGTAACCAGTGTCCCTTGTGTCGTTCTCAGGTTGTCTAAATTCAATTATGCAAAGATGTTTGTTTGATGAGTCGTGGTCGATCTTGATAGGATGGGCATTGGACTGCAATTCATTGTATCATTGTACGACTGAATTATAGTCTGCTACCTGTTCCTTCGGATTGATGGACTCcgaattttctttaattttctttagtaaatcttatatgttaattaaaatttagattTAAGGTTTGTTTTTCATTGTTATTGAAAGCACATTAGTCAAATTATTTAGCTAGCTAGTCATTTATAtctaagagtaatgctacacatcatccccttgttctccttttgtcctcctaaatttgatgtggttcttaaaatcaccattgaatttatgatagatcattattaaattttgatccaatggtgattttaagagccatatcaattttgagaggataaaagaaagacaagaggatgatgtgtagcattactcataaactAAAGAGGGAAGATCTCAACCACACTGGGCTTCGTCAAGTTTTGCTTGCCAAGCGTTTGGGGAAAAAGCGCATACAGAAGGTGGTCAGCATGGAGTTGCAACTGCTACTACTGTATGTGCCCGATTTGGTTTGCAGTGTGTTGTCTACATGGGTGCCCAAGATATGGAAGGGCAAGCCCTTAATGTGTTTgattcttttcttattctcaaagtttttgtttggttttcctTCAAAAATATTGGGAAAACTTGAACCATAAGGgttcattttcatttattttctcgcAAAACTTGTCAGATTTTGTTAGTAATGTGCATGCTAGTTGGGGTGTGGGGATAGATAACATAGAGAAGAATTTTAGCATTTTGACTAGCAAGACTATATGAACGCATTTTGTAGGTTCTCCTTATGAATGTTTATGTTACAGTGGTATAGGTATGATAGACAGATAACTAGCTTTGCAGCTTAAATGTCTTATAGTGGTATGTGAGGGATGTGTTAGAAACATGTAAACAAGTTACACATCATGTGCACACTCATCCTAGTATTGTTGGACCCACCCATGTGAGAGGATGTATGTGCACATTGTATGTAACTTGtgtttttttaacattactcgACATATGAATAGCTTTGAGTTGGTTTATGGAGAAAGGTCTATTGGGTTTACAAATCTTGTACTGAACTCTGTAACTTGCTTTATCAATCTCTATTTGGAATACCGTTGAAGGCATATATTGGAATCATAATGAATGGATaagattgcaatttttttaaaatttgataccccaaaaattgagaaattttgaACTTTAGAGACAATGGAGAGGAGATTGTTAAAGTGATAAAAGTGTAGGCGGTTAAGTgaggtttttcttgtttttttttttttaaaaaaaaaaaaataataattaacatttgTCCTTATATCATgtaaagttttgaatttttccaTATTCTCTCTAACCTATTTTCCACAAATCATTTgggcataaaaataaaaaataaaaaataaaagcgcCTAAATTtgagaaccaaaaagaaaaggaaatatattaagTTTGAGATTAGATAGTTAAATATGTCTCTATGTATATTTGTGCATATATGATCATGAGTTGAGGGGTTTGGCTTGCAAAAAGGCAGAGCGCTGGCCTTTTGAACTGTATTATTACCTTATTGTTTCAAATAGTTCACTTCGCTCTGATTTAACATTGTATAAGAGTGGAAGTTTTGAGTTAGAAAAGGAAGACTGTTTCTCTGATATGCTGGTCAGATGTTAAATTATAACTTATCCTAAAAACTTTAAAGTTACAtaaagatgtaaatttaaatatttaatcaatattttaacattaaatttgtgaataaTCAACTATTATAACCAAGAACTTGAgattatcaaataaaatttgcaTACAATTCTACATTACCTGCAACGTACATACTGAAAATGAGACAATTCGGTGACAGTTTATTCGAGAAAAAGGAACAGGCTTGGGTGGTGTCGATCCCACGaagcaaaagaataaaaattgattaaataaataaaaaattaaacaaaaattaattattatttaaaacatatagaTTGATGgagtttataatttattttttcaggcctaacattaatttatttacttgtCATCAATAAGttgttatatttatattttaaaattgctacATGATTTCTTCAGTTCTTAAAGTCTTGAATATATAATTCTCAATATTATTAACATTCATCCAGTAATCTCGTATTCGGTTGCATAAACGATTTTAAATAGCATTTATCGTTGAAAAGACTCTTTCAACgattaaattaaaatgtgaGATAAATTACATACAGAAACATACttcaaaatcataatttttaattggatgtcatattaaatcactatttgacACAAAAAGTTAAACTAAtaagaaaaagtaattttaatcattaaattaatatttctaATAACTTGAAACAATACTTTAAAATATCACTTGGAATCAAAAACTCAGACTAGTGGTGTTTAGACATATttaatttatctcaaaaaagaataaataaaagatgCACCGACTACAATAGTTCAGATGATGAGTCTCTCTTGTAACTTGTCCATCAAGTACTCGAAGAGCCAAGTGGCGTCTCGTGGGCCTTTGGTTTCGACATGCAATTCTTCCAAAACCCCATTTTCCTGTCCTACCCACCGCCTTTCAAAGCTCGATTCTAACTCTGAAACAAAACCAAATACGTATAGGATTCGGAAATCCAATCACGTTCAACTTTGttggtatatatgtatatatactcGCCATTCCTTTGCAAAAACAATCTCATGCAGTCAAGCAGTTGATCGATCAATCGAGGATCTTCTTCTCCTTAATTTGAATCAGATGGCCACGTTATCCGACGGTGAGTTGTGGGTGAGCTTTGAGTTCGAAC
Protein-coding regions in this window:
- the LOC133861607 gene encoding tryptophan synthase beta chain 1-like, with the translated sequence MAISTNHATSLPKTCLPSFTALKVPSKPKNIHLGRPGFKRSSISCNVTEQISTVCNMNGRENDFTTLQRPDSVGRFGQFGGKYVPETLLPALTELEQAFHSLADDEDFQKELGGILRDYVGRESPLYFAERLTEHYRRPNGEGPHLYLKREDLNHTGSHKINNAIGQVLLAKRLGKKRIIAETGAGQHGVATATVCARFGLQCVVYMGAQDMERQALNVFRMRLLGAEVRGVHSGTATLKDATSESIRDWVSNVESTHYILGSVAGPHPYPMMVREFHAVIGKETRRQAMEKWGGKPDVLLACVGGGSNAMGLFHEFVGDSDVRLVGVEAAGHGLDSSKHAATLTLGEVGVLHGAMSYLLQDDEGQIIEPHSISAGLDYPGVGLEHSFLKEKGRAEYHSATDEEALEAFKRVSRLEGIIPALETSHALAYLEKLCPSLPDKTKVVVSCSGRGDKDVHTAIKHLQV